One Trichomycterus rosablanca isolate fTriRos1 chromosome 12, fTriRos1.hap1, whole genome shotgun sequence DNA window includes the following coding sequences:
- the tmem30c gene encoding transmembrane protein 30C, whose product MAKAKEPVNSGPFARRPDNSAFKQQRLPAWSPSLTPQTVLPIFYCLSLVCVLLGVWLLITVQSTNQLKVDYTEAGSCDHCLEMRKDPTNAKTVCECVVNFNLPKTFLGDVFFYYGLINFHQNLRRYMDSRDDAQLVGRKKRLKSPSSYCEPFDYNEHSVPIAPCGAVANSMFNDSFTVVYHPTDGAQELVPLIRKGITWYTDKNVKFHNPKINTTLQQAFEGTAQPLFWQRPVYELDFIDPNNKGFINDDLIVWMREAAFPNFKKLYGILNRAHTPFSHGLSAGNYSVQINYNYPVQYFKGRKEVVISTVTWFGGHNPFLPIAYLVSGGLIFIASIVLTVVYVKVGRYGKNMEE is encoded by the exons ATGGCTAAAGCTAAGGAACCGGTAAATTCAGGTCCTTTTGCCCGGAGGCCTGATAATTCAGCCTTCAAACAGCAGAGGCTGCCAGCCTGGTCTCCGTCCCTGACACCTCAAACCGTGCTGCCTATCTTCTACTGCCTCTCCCTCGTATGTGTGCTGCTCGGAGTCTGGCTCCTCATTACAGTACAGAGCACAAACCAGCTGAAG GTTGACTACACAGAAGCTGGATCATGTGATCATTGCCTTGAGATGCGCAAGGATCCCACCAACGCCAAGACAGTATGCGAATGTGTCGTCAACTTCAACCTCCCAAAGACTTTCCTG GGGGACGTTTTTTTCTACTACGGCCTGATTAATTTCCATCAGAACCTGCGCAGGTACATGGACTCCCGCGACGATGCCCAGCTGGTTGGGAGGAAGAAAAGACTGAAG TCCCCCAGTTCGTACTGCGAGCCGTTCGATTACAACGAGCACAGTGTGCCTATCGCTCCCTGTGGTGCGGTGGCAAATAGCATGTTCAACG ATTCGTTTACCGTGGTGTATCATCCAACTGATGGTGCTCAGGAGCTTGTTCCActcatcaggaagggcatcaccTGGTACACAGACAAAAACGTCAAGTTCCACAACCCCAAGATAAACACAACACTCCAGCAGGCCTTTGAAG GTACTGCCCAGCCATTGTTCTGGCAACGACCAGTATATGAACtggactttattgatcccaacaACAAAGGCTTCATAAATGATGATCTGATCGTGTGGATGAGAGAGGCAGCCTTCCCAAACTTTAAAAAGCTCTACGGCATTTTGAACCGTGCCCACACTCCCTTCTCACATGGCCTGTCTGCTGGAAACTACAGTGTCCAGATCAACTACA ATTATCCTGTTCAGTACTTCAAGGGCAGAAAGGAAGTGGTGATTTCTACAGTGACCTGGTTCGGTGGACACAACCCGTTCTTGCCCATTGCTTACCTGGTCAGTGGTGGGCTAATCTTTATTGCATCCATTGTTCTTACTGTGGTGTATGTGAAGGTGGGTCGATATGGTAAGAACATGGAAGAGTAA
- the cmss1 gene encoding protein CMSS1, with protein sequence MGDDLGDEWWVQSQNAGGSEVKEDTDQTLPAAPASEPTEKPVKKRKLQTQKPEKAKKKKTAQKECFITKEKTKPEEDGDAKKPKKRRKKKTITDVLASSEQAPGSPDDLRNLLQSHFNATRSVIELEELNLPESCFLMNNDLTHSLSSYLKEVCPKWAKVQKQHTQKSSVLLLIVCGSALRTIQLIKQLTTFKGEAKVLKLFAKHIKIEDQIKLLSKSVSHVGVGTPGRVSSLIQKDGLSLQGLRYLILDWNYRDQKQRRMMDIPEVKSEVLKLMDSGIIKKCQEDVKIGLF encoded by the exons ATGGGAGACGATTTAGGAGACGAGTGGTGGGTTCAAAGCCAAAATGCAG GTGGCTCAGAGGTAAAGGAGGATACAGATCAAACACTTCCAGCAGCACCAGCATCAGAGCCCACAGAGAAACcagtaaagaaaagaaaacttcAAACACAAAAGCCAGAAAAAGCCAAGAAAAAGAAGACAGCACAG AAAGAATGCTTCATCACAAAAGAGAAAACCAAACCGGAGGAAGATGGAGATGCCAAAAAGCCCAAGAAAAGACGGAAG AAGAAGACCATCACAGATGTGTTGGCGAGCTCTGAACAAGCACCTGGCTCTCCAGATGACCTAAGGAACCTGCTGCAGAGCCATTTCAATGCCACACGATCTGTTATCGAACTAGAGGAGCTCAATCTGCCAG AGTCCTGTTTCCTGATGAACAATGACCTCACACACAGCCTGTCGTCCTACCTCAAAGAAG TTTGTCCTAAATGGGCTAAAGTACAGAAGCAGCACACACAGAAAAGCTCGGTCTTACTGCTCATCGTCTGTGGCTCCGCCCTGAGAACCATCCAGCTCATCAA aCAGCTGACTACATTTAAAGGCGAGGCAAAAGTTCTAAAGCTCTTCGCAAAACACATCAAAATTGAGGATCAGATAAAGCTGCTGAGTAAAAGTGTGTCTCACGTTGGCGTGGGCACTCCTGGCAGAGTGAGCTCCCTGATACAGAAAG ATGGACTGAGCCTGCAGGGTCTGCGATATCTAATACTGGACTGGAACTACAGAGATCAGAAACAGAGAAGGATGATGGATATACCAGAG GTGAAGTCAGAGGTTCTGAAGCTGATGGATAGTGGCATTATTAAGAAGTGCCAGGAAGATGTTAAAATAGGACTGTTCTAA